A region of the Microbulbifer pacificus genome:
CTGGTCGCGAGTATCGAACTTCCTTCGGTAGCGTTCGCCACTGAATACGATCTTGTCATTAACGGTGGCCGGGTGATGGACCCAGAAACGATGTACGACGACATCGCCAATGTCGGCATCAGCGATGGCAGGATTGTCACCATCACCAAAGACAGGATCACCGGCAAGGAAACCATCAACGCCAAGGGATTGGTCGTCGCTCCAGGCTTCATCGACACGCACTTCCACTCGATCGACCCGTTTGCGACCAAGATGGTCGTGGCAGACGGAGTTACCACGGGTATGGACCTGGAGGCGGGCTCGACGCGCGTCGGTGAGTGGTACGCCATCAAGGAGAAGGCGGGCTGGCAGGTCAACTTCGGCACGACGACGAGCCTTAACCAGACCCGGTTGCTCGTGCACGATCCCGAGGTGAGGGTCGATGAACCGATCGACGCGACGAACGCCGGAGGCTACATCGACGAGGCGGCCAAAGACGGCGTGCCCGGTTGGTCCGTTACCCGCAGCAGCATCGAGCAGATGAACCAGATCATGCGATTGCTCGATGAAGACCTGCGCCAAGGGGCTTTGGGGCTCGGCGCCGCGCCGGCCTATTCTGCGCGCGGGGTGAGCAGCTACGAGTTGTTCGAGGCGCAACGCACCACTGCACGATACGGGCGCCTAACGTCCGTCCACACGCGCTATCACCTCAATACTCAGACACCTACCGAGGCGCCAATCGCGCTCGATGAGGTGCTGGCAAACGCCATGGTGCTACGGGCGCCCCTGCTCCTGGCGCACGACAACGACTACGGCTGGTGGGAGAACGAGGAGAAGCTCAAACTCGCGCGCGCCCAGGGCTATAACGTCTGGGCCGAGTACTATCCCTTCGCCGCCGGCTCGACCATCATCAGCGCCGACTTCCTGCGCCCCGATGTCTGGGAGAAGGTGAACGGCTACAAGTACGAGGAAACCATCTATGACCCGGGTGCGGACAAGTTCCTGACCAAGGACGAGTACCTGAAGGCCGTAAAGGAGCGGCCCGGCTACTTCATTGTCGTGCACATTCCGCCGCGTAAGAAGTGGATGAAGTACTGGCTGACAATCCCGGAAATGGTCGTGGCATCGGACGCGATGCAGGGTGTGGACAAGGACGGAAAGCTCCTGCCCTGGGATGCGGACGTCAGCCACTATGCCGGCCACCCGCGCACGGCGTCATCCTACTCGACGACGCTGCAGCTCGGTAGAGAGAATGGCGTGCCACTGATGTTCACGCTCGCACAGCTGAGCTACTGGAACGCGAAGCACCTGGGCGACACGGGGCTGGAAGCGATGAAGGAACGGGGTCGTGTGCAGGTGGGCAAGATCGCAGATCTGACCCTGTTCGATCCCAAGACGGTGAAAGCAAACGCGACCTACAAGGCTGGCGAAAACGGGTTGCCACCTACGGGCATTCCGTACGTGATCGTCCACGGCACCATCGTCGTGAACAAAGGCAATGTCCTGCCAGTTCGGCCAGGTCAGCCCATTCGCTTCCCGGTCGAAGAAAAGGGCCGATTCGAACCGGTTTCCATCAATAAGTGGCTCGGTGAATTTTCCATCAATGTGCCGGACATGCAGCGGCTAGACGACACCGGCGCAGCGCAGGTGACGCAAACGAAGTGAGGGGTGCGGAGGGCTACTTGAAGAGACGCGGCCTTTCGCTTCACCAAAACATCGCCCCTAAAGTCATGAAGTGACTTTTTATCACCCTTCGGCTAAGCCCCCCTAAACATCTCCCCTTGTTAACGGGCCAACTGCTTTCCCTGACAGCAATGGAGGCCAAGTATCCAAGTGGACTTAAATTACAGACACAAAAAAGCCCGCTCAAGGCGGGCTTTTGAGTCGTTGATTGCTCAACATGAATAATGGTCGGAGTAGCCTCGTAGAGCCTTGGCGCTAAAACCATTGATAAACCTCAATCAGATGGAAGCTGTGCAACTAAGTGCCGTCAAAAGTGCCGCTATAAATAAGATGGTTAACCCATTTAAATCGGCATTATTTAAAAAATAGAAAAAAATCTGGCAAATGCAACGTCGAATTCTCCGTGCCAAATCGTTTCACTGGGTAGGCGAGAAGACTTGAACGAATTATAACCAAAAAACGTGTACCGTTTGCCCCGTTCTACATAGCGTAAAGTCTTATTTACGCCATATAGAAT
Encoded here:
- a CDS encoding amidohydrolase family protein; the protein is MALVTPRVLAASIGILVASIELPSVAFATEYDLVINGGRVMDPETMYDDIANVGISDGRIVTITKDRITGKETINAKGLVVAPGFIDTHFHSIDPFATKMVVADGVTTGMDLEAGSTRVGEWYAIKEKAGWQVNFGTTTSLNQTRLLVHDPEVRVDEPIDATNAGGYIDEAAKDGVPGWSVTRSSIEQMNQIMRLLDEDLRQGALGLGAAPAYSARGVSSYELFEAQRTTARYGRLTSVHTRYHLNTQTPTEAPIALDEVLANAMVLRAPLLLAHDNDYGWWENEEKLKLARAQGYNVWAEYYPFAAGSTIISADFLRPDVWEKVNGYKYEETIYDPGADKFLTKDEYLKAVKERPGYFIVVHIPPRKKWMKYWLTIPEMVVASDAMQGVDKDGKLLPWDADVSHYAGHPRTASSYSTTLQLGRENGVPLMFTLAQLSYWNAKHLGDTGLEAMKERGRVQVGKIADLTLFDPKTVKANATYKAGENGLPPTGIPYVIVHGTIVVNKGNVLPVRPGQPIRFPVEEKGRFEPVSINKWLGEFSINVPDMQRLDDTGAAQVTQTK